The following are encoded in a window of Mycobacteroides chelonae CCUG 47445 genomic DNA:
- a CDS encoding amino acid deaminase/aldolase → MSIRRLAAALRGAPVPLAAVDMDAARANAASLVSAASGLPIRVASKSIRSTALIRKFLEIPGFRGVLAFTPGEAVHLADAGVDDLLIAYPSVDRGALATAARHRSVIRPLIDSADHVRLLADIAHETNAPIPVCLDIDAGWRPLDGPVHLGPKRSPVRTPEQAAALTDLVCATPGLRLAAIMAYDGQIAGVGDIVPGNPWYQLAVRGMQASSLRDLGQRLPRILDAVSARLRAAGAPPLELVNSGGTGSLARIAGLGFATELAAGSGFFAPALFDNYRSLRLDPAAAFALPVVRKPSPELATVLGGGYIASGPAGASRVPLPSWPAGLSFEASEGAGEVQTPLRGARELRIGDVVWFRHAKAGELCEHFTELQLVEDGQHAGAVSTYRGEGMMFL, encoded by the coding sequence ATGTCGATACGGCGGCTGGCCGCGGCACTGCGGGGGGCGCCCGTACCGCTGGCCGCGGTCGATATGGACGCGGCGCGGGCCAACGCCGCGTCCTTGGTGTCCGCCGCCTCCGGCTTACCCATCAGGGTGGCCAGTAAGTCCATACGCAGCACCGCGTTGATTCGGAAATTCTTGGAGATACCGGGGTTTCGCGGGGTCCTTGCCTTCACCCCCGGAGAGGCCGTGCACCTCGCCGACGCCGGGGTCGACGATCTGTTGATCGCCTACCCGAGTGTCGATCGGGGAGCCCTGGCCACCGCGGCGCGGCATCGTTCTGTCATCCGCCCCTTGATCGATTCTGCCGACCATGTCCGTCTACTGGCCGACATCGCGCATGAGACGAATGCACCGATCCCGGTATGTCTCGATATCGATGCCGGGTGGCGGCCTCTCGATGGGCCGGTTCATCTGGGGCCCAAGCGATCGCCGGTGCGCACCCCTGAGCAGGCAGCTGCCCTCACCGACCTGGTGTGCGCCACACCCGGTCTGCGGCTCGCCGCGATAATGGCCTATGACGGGCAGATCGCCGGTGTGGGCGATATCGTCCCCGGAAATCCCTGGTACCAGTTGGCGGTTCGTGGAATGCAGGCCTCTTCGCTGCGGGATCTCGGCCAGCGCCTTCCCCGGATTCTGGACGCGGTGAGCGCGCGGCTTCGCGCCGCCGGAGCACCGCCGCTGGAACTGGTGAACTCCGGCGGCACCGGCAGCCTGGCCCGTATCGCGGGGTTGGGATTCGCCACCGAACTAGCGGCCGGGTCGGGTTTCTTCGCTCCTGCTCTTTTCGACAACTATCGCAGCCTGCGGCTGGATCCCGCGGCGGCGTTCGCGTTGCCGGTGGTACGCAAGCCGAGTCCCGAGCTCGCCACCGTGCTGGGCGGTGGGTACATCGCCAGCGGCCCCGCCGGAGCCAGCCGTGTACCGCTGCCATCGTGGCCTGCGGGTTTGTCCTTTGAGGCCTCTGAGGGCGCCGGTGAGGTACAGACACCGTTACGGGGTGCGCGTGAACTACGGATCGGCGATGTGGTGTGGTTCCGGCACGCCAAGGCCGGTGAGCTCTGTGAGCACTTCACCGAACTGCAGCTGGTCGAAGACGGTCAACACGCGGGTGCGGTATCCACTTATCGCGGCGAGGGAATGATGTTCCTATGA
- a CDS encoding flavin-containing monooxygenase → MRNRYAGTPFATSTQEIAAALEYVSVPTLLLSLVHVTGDPQYIREFKQAATFLNEVQGFMSEEDKARARRVALDVIVDYRDRGCPDPEPLDAGVVREMMDWAACEEVPEQYLSLVLEELDLEGADPRRAEPLESTQTDSMPVVVIGCGESGILAGIRLAQANIPFTIIEKNAGPGGTWWENTYPGARVDVANHFYCYSFEPSDGWSHYFAEQPELRDYFQSVVDKHGLGKHVRWQTEVESATWDERDARWKVWVRTSEGAIEELSARAVISAVGQLNRPNIPHFAGAGTFAGPAFHSARWDESVDLAGQRVALIGAGASGFQIAPAIAATVEHLTVFQRTPQWMFPNAMYHDQVQDGVRWAMKHLPFYGRWYRFLLMWPGADKGLDAAEIDPHYPDQDYAVSAINAAARMMFTDWITRQVDGDERLLAQVLPEYPATGKRTLQDNGSWLRTLRRENVELVRTPIARIEPDSVVTGDGAVHPVDAIVYATGFRATEVLWPMRITGRDGVELRDMWGARPYAHRGITVPGFPNFFILYGPGTHLAHGGSLIFQSELQMRYITQCLEHLAADSGLTMEPERQAAAEWHRRTQDQIKKMVWLHPAVEHSYFKNADGEIHTVSPWRLPEYWHAIRSPDWSEYVFTNTGKP, encoded by the coding sequence GTGCGTAACCGCTACGCAGGAACTCCCTTCGCCACATCCACGCAGGAGATCGCGGCGGCCCTCGAGTATGTGAGCGTCCCGACGCTGCTGTTGTCGCTGGTGCATGTCACCGGGGATCCGCAGTACATCCGGGAGTTCAAGCAGGCCGCCACCTTCCTCAACGAAGTGCAGGGTTTCATGTCCGAGGAGGACAAGGCACGGGCCCGCCGGGTGGCACTCGACGTGATTGTCGACTACCGCGATCGGGGCTGCCCCGACCCGGAACCACTGGATGCCGGCGTCGTTCGGGAGATGATGGATTGGGCGGCCTGCGAAGAGGTTCCCGAACAGTACTTGTCGTTGGTTCTGGAGGAACTCGATCTCGAGGGCGCCGACCCGCGGCGCGCCGAACCCCTGGAGTCGACTCAGACCGACAGCATGCCCGTCGTCGTGATCGGCTGTGGCGAATCAGGGATCCTGGCGGGTATCAGGCTCGCACAGGCCAACATCCCGTTCACCATCATCGAGAAGAACGCGGGTCCTGGCGGAACCTGGTGGGAGAATACGTATCCGGGTGCCCGGGTGGACGTCGCCAACCACTTCTACTGCTACAGCTTCGAGCCGAGTGACGGCTGGAGCCACTACTTCGCCGAGCAACCCGAACTGCGCGACTACTTCCAGTCGGTTGTCGACAAGCACGGTCTCGGCAAGCATGTGCGGTGGCAGACCGAGGTGGAGTCGGCCACTTGGGATGAGAGAGACGCACGCTGGAAGGTGTGGGTGCGCACCAGTGAGGGTGCGATAGAGGAGCTTTCGGCCCGGGCAGTGATCAGTGCGGTGGGTCAGCTCAATCGTCCGAACATTCCGCATTTCGCTGGTGCCGGGACCTTCGCCGGCCCGGCCTTTCACTCGGCGCGCTGGGACGAATCGGTAGATCTGGCCGGACAACGTGTTGCCCTCATCGGTGCGGGTGCCAGCGGATTCCAGATCGCGCCGGCCATTGCCGCGACCGTCGAGCACCTCACCGTGTTCCAACGCACCCCGCAGTGGATGTTCCCCAACGCGATGTATCACGACCAGGTCCAGGACGGCGTGCGATGGGCGATGAAACATCTGCCGTTCTACGGGCGCTGGTATCGGTTCCTGCTGATGTGGCCCGGGGCCGACAAGGGACTGGACGCCGCCGAGATAGATCCGCACTACCCAGACCAGGACTACGCGGTAAGCGCCATCAACGCCGCCGCCCGAATGATGTTCACCGACTGGATAACCCGGCAGGTCGACGGGGATGAACGCTTACTCGCCCAGGTACTGCCCGAGTACCCAGCCACCGGCAAGCGGACCTTACAAGACAACGGAAGCTGGCTACGCACCCTGCGTCGGGAGAATGTTGAGCTGGTGCGTACACCCATTGCCCGGATCGAGCCGGACAGCGTCGTCACCGGGGACGGCGCCGTCCACCCGGTTGATGCAATCGTGTACGCCACCGGATTTCGGGCCACCGAGGTGCTCTGGCCGATGCGAATCACGGGACGCGACGGTGTCGAGCTGCGTGACATGTGGGGTGCGCGGCCGTACGCGCATCGCGGGATCACCGTGCCCGGGTTTCCCAATTTCTTCATCCTGTACGGACCCGGAACACACCTGGCTCATGGCGGAAGTCTGATTTTCCAGTCCGAGCTGCAGATGCGGTACATCACGCAATGCCTCGAACACCTGGCGGCCGATAGCGGCCTGACCATGGAGCCTGAGCGACAGGCAGCGGCGGAATGGCATCGCCGCACGCAGGACCAGATCAAGAAGATGGTGTGGTTGCACCCGGCCGTCGAACACTCCTACTTCAAGAACGCGGATGGCGAGATACACACCGTCAGTCCCTGGCGACTACCCGAGTACTGGCATGCGATCCGCAGCCCGGACTGGTCTGAGTACGTGTTTACCAACACCGGAAAGCCCTGA
- a CDS encoding TetR/AcrR family transcriptional regulator encodes MVVAKRLTRSEAQAQTKARLVESATQLYLQQGFAATSNEQVAEEAGYSRGAVYSNFPSKEALALEVIDRHTEQVLESYRTTLAEGSSEDRVQKFQDWIEQSLSDTGWALLKIELALVARRNSTLNDELAARDKTMLDHVAGVISQLDDDLELPETSVQDLARLCVAMGQGVALDSIKDPSSTTDWTARLLTAVQRLLPMRPMLPMLIAASTDQAAPEQN; translated from the coding sequence ATGGTCGTGGCCAAGCGATTGACTCGTTCTGAAGCCCAGGCTCAGACAAAGGCCCGGCTGGTGGAGTCTGCGACCCAGCTCTATTTGCAACAGGGTTTCGCCGCGACGTCGAACGAACAGGTGGCCGAAGAAGCCGGTTACAGTCGCGGCGCCGTGTACTCGAATTTTCCCAGCAAAGAGGCGTTGGCACTGGAGGTCATCGACCGTCACACCGAACAGGTTCTGGAGAGCTACCGCACCACGCTCGCCGAAGGATCGTCAGAGGATCGCGTTCAAAAATTTCAGGACTGGATCGAGCAATCACTCAGCGATACCGGCTGGGCCCTGCTGAAGATCGAGCTCGCCTTGGTTGCCCGACGCAATTCGACATTGAACGATGAACTCGCGGCACGCGACAAAACCATGCTGGACCACGTTGCCGGTGTGATCTCGCAGCTGGACGACGACCTCGAACTTCCGGAGACAAGCGTGCAAGACCTTGCCCGCCTTTGCGTCGCGATGGGCCAAGGAGTGGCCCTGGACAGCATCAAAGATCCCTCATCGACCACCGACTGGACGGCGCGGCTCCTGACCGCCGTGCAACGTCTGTTACCCATGCGCCCGATGCTTCCGATGCTGATCGCCGCGAGCACGGATCAGGCTGCACCCGAACAGAACTAG
- a CDS encoding copper resistance CopC family protein, with the protein MSVLRKSVSVFLSAFIVLALGLALPGVAAAHAVKVSSDPAENAVLSGPPAQVSATFNEPLQKRFSAMTIIGPDAKTDQWQAGDPVVAGATISVGVKPGAPAGKYAVNFRVISEDGHPVDGSWQFTVTGSGAPASAGAPVVSQQPSGTSSSAPVPSANPTDGDLPMWPFVVAVVVSVGAALIWTQRRQS; encoded by the coding sequence ATGTCTGTTCTACGCAAGTCCGTGTCCGTGTTCTTGTCGGCCTTCATCGTGTTGGCGCTGGGCCTGGCGTTGCCGGGTGTGGCGGCGGCGCACGCCGTCAAGGTGTCTTCCGATCCGGCCGAGAATGCCGTGCTATCCGGGCCTCCCGCCCAGGTCAGCGCCACCTTCAACGAGCCGTTGCAGAAGCGCTTTTCCGCGATGACGATCATCGGGCCGGATGCCAAGACCGATCAGTGGCAGGCCGGCGACCCGGTGGTGGCCGGTGCGACGATCTCGGTCGGAGTGAAGCCGGGGGCGCCCGCCGGGAAGTACGCGGTGAACTTTCGGGTGATCTCCGAGGACGGCCACCCGGTCGACGGATCCTGGCAGTTCACCGTCACCGGCTCGGGTGCACCGGCCTCCGCTGGCGCGCCGGTGGTGTCGCAGCAGCCGTCGGGCACAAGTTCCTCGGCCCCCGTACCTTCGGCGAATCCGACCGACGGCGACCTTCCTATGTGGCCGTTTGTGGTGGCTGTGGTGGTCTCTGTGGGTGCGGCACTCATCTGGACTCAACGTCGTCAGTCGTAG
- the rraA gene encoding ribonuclease E activity regulator RraA, translating into MTTAPITPQPTADLGDELGIDMASCDLQLTQFGGRPVFAGVITTVRCHHDNALLKSILSEPGSGGVLVIDGGGSLHCALVGDIIAGIAVDSGWSGLVINGVVRDSAALATMDIGIKALGTNPRKGTKTGAGERDIVVSFGGIDFTPGAICYADHDGVVVVPA; encoded by the coding sequence ATGACGACCGCACCGATCACCCCCCAACCGACCGCCGACCTGGGAGACGAACTGGGCATCGACATGGCCAGTTGCGATCTTCAGCTCACCCAGTTCGGTGGGCGTCCGGTATTCGCCGGAGTCATCACCACGGTGCGCTGCCACCATGACAACGCGCTGCTGAAATCGATTCTCTCGGAACCAGGTTCAGGTGGTGTGCTGGTCATTGACGGTGGAGGCTCGCTGCACTGCGCGCTCGTGGGCGACATCATCGCGGGGATCGCCGTCGACAGCGGCTGGTCGGGTTTGGTGATCAACGGGGTGGTGCGCGACAGTGCCGCCCTGGCCACCATGGACATCGGCATCAAGGCTCTCGGCACCAACCCCCGCAAGGGCACCAAAACCGGTGCCGGGGAACGCGATATCGTCGTCAGCTTTGGCGGTATCGACTTCACGCCGGGTGCGATCTGTTACGCCGACCATGACGGCGTTGTCGTGGTTCCTGCCTGA
- a CDS encoding D-arabinono-1,4-lactone oxidase: MSQWRNWSGQTSCAPDLVVRPRSEDELAFALRRSAGRTVRPIGSSHSFTELCVTDGVQVDISELRQLISVDEHDRVRVQAGINLHELNRKLLRRGLALPNLGDIDVQTLAGAAATGTHGTGLRFGNISQTIVSMRIMTADGTIHEIDSGDELRAARISLGALGVVTELTLQCVPAFRLYRRQSVHDLDTVLANLPTLLAETDHLELYLFPHTRRVLLLESTRTQEDRWPSHPVRHWVERDLVENGALGALMWTAGRLPVAAPYISRLVANLAGSNESQDESAAVFASPRKVKFTEMEYSLPLTNARDAIETVLATIEQNRHRVAFPLEVRFTQADDALLAPAYGRESVYLAVHQTVHGLWEPYFHDLEPILIGLGGRPHWGKRHTLTAGQLSERYPQWRTFQEVRARLDPGGVFSGRYLNRLLGPVSP, translated from the coding sequence ATGAGTCAGTGGCGCAACTGGAGTGGTCAAACATCCTGCGCCCCAGACCTTGTGGTGCGTCCGCGGTCCGAGGACGAGCTGGCGTTCGCCCTGAGACGCTCCGCCGGACGAACGGTGAGGCCGATCGGCTCATCGCATTCCTTCACCGAGCTGTGCGTCACCGACGGCGTACAGGTCGACATCTCCGAACTGCGGCAACTGATCTCGGTGGACGAACACGACCGGGTGCGGGTCCAGGCCGGCATCAACCTGCATGAGCTGAACCGCAAGCTGCTGCGGCGCGGGCTGGCGCTGCCGAACCTCGGCGATATCGACGTCCAGACCCTTGCCGGGGCCGCCGCCACCGGAACGCACGGGACTGGCCTGCGATTCGGCAATATCTCGCAGACCATCGTGTCGATGCGGATCATGACTGCCGACGGCACGATTCATGAGATCGACAGCGGCGATGAGCTGCGCGCCGCACGAATCTCGTTGGGCGCGCTGGGTGTGGTCACCGAACTCACCCTGCAATGTGTTCCGGCCTTCCGGCTGTACCGGCGTCAGTCCGTGCACGACCTGGACACCGTCTTGGCCAATCTGCCCACGTTGCTGGCCGAGACCGATCACCTTGAGCTGTATTTGTTTCCACACACGCGACGGGTTCTGCTGCTGGAGTCGACACGCACCCAAGAGGATCGGTGGCCCAGTCATCCGGTGCGGCATTGGGTCGAGCGCGACCTGGTGGAGAACGGCGCACTCGGCGCGCTGATGTGGACGGCCGGGCGCCTACCCGTGGCTGCCCCCTACATATCCAGATTGGTCGCCAACCTCGCGGGTTCGAATGAGTCGCAGGATGAAAGCGCCGCCGTGTTCGCGAGTCCCCGCAAGGTGAAGTTCACCGAGATGGAGTATTCGCTTCCGCTGACAAATGCGCGTGATGCGATCGAGACCGTGCTGGCCACGATTGAACAAAATCGTCATCGGGTCGCCTTCCCGCTCGAGGTCCGCTTCACCCAGGCCGATGATGCGCTGCTGGCCCCGGCCTACGGCCGCGAGAGCGTCTACCTGGCAGTGCACCAGACCGTTCACGGTCTATGGGAGCCCTACTTCCACGACCTTGAACCCATCCTGATCGGGCTTGGCGGCCGACCTCACTGGGGTAAGCGGCACACTTTGACCGCCGGGCAGCTCAGCGAGCGGTATCCGCAATGGCGGACCTTCCAGGAGGTCCGCGCCCGGCTGGATCCCGGGGGCGTGTTCAGCGGTAGGTATCTGAATAGGCTCCTGGGCCCGGTCAGCCCCTGA
- a CDS encoding flavin-containing monooxygenase: protein MSEHFDVLIVGAGISGISAAWHIQNRCPSKTYAVLEARDDMGGTWNLFKYPGIRSDSDMYTLGFRFSPWNDSRTLADGPSILDYVHKTAANSGIDGHVRYRHKVVGAAWSTETQQWTVQVDHDGKTVEYTCSFLFCCSGYYDYDQGYSPEFPGVADFKGTVIHPQHWPEDLDYKGKKVVVIGSGATAVTLVPAMAPDVGHITMLQRSPTYILSLPNENPIINGLRKILPAKVAYPIARWINIGQLIFSYQASRKFPKAARRIIMQQAKLQLPKGYDYKTHFGPKYNPWDERLCVVPNGDLYKTIRKGKADIVTDHIETFDETGIKLKSGKHLDADIIITATGLNLKFFSGVIPTVDGVPVDLPAQTVYKGAMLTGIPNMAFTIGYTNASWTLKADLVSEYVGRLLNYMDENGYVTAVPELADETLEKQPFMDFTPGYVLRALDELPKQGDKHPWRLKQNYAYDVGMMRRSRVSEGMRFGRKKAATETTPVAVNS from the coding sequence ATGTCCGAACACTTTGACGTGCTCATCGTCGGCGCCGGCATCTCCGGCATCAGCGCCGCCTGGCACATCCAGAACCGCTGCCCGTCCAAGACCTATGCGGTGCTTGAGGCCCGCGACGATATGGGTGGGACCTGGAATCTGTTCAAGTATCCAGGTATCCGGTCGGACTCGGACATGTACACGTTGGGGTTCCGCTTCTCGCCGTGGAACGACAGCCGCACCCTGGCGGACGGGCCTTCGATCCTCGACTACGTGCACAAGACCGCGGCCAACTCCGGAATCGACGGTCATGTCCGATACCGCCACAAGGTGGTCGGAGCGGCCTGGTCCACCGAGACCCAGCAGTGGACGGTTCAGGTGGATCACGACGGCAAGACCGTCGAGTACACCTGTTCCTTCCTGTTCTGCTGCAGCGGCTACTACGACTACGACCAGGGTTACTCGCCCGAGTTCCCCGGCGTCGCCGACTTCAAGGGCACCGTGATTCACCCGCAGCACTGGCCGGAGGACCTCGACTACAAGGGTAAGAAGGTAGTGGTGATCGGCTCAGGCGCCACTGCGGTGACCCTGGTTCCGGCGATGGCGCCCGATGTCGGACACATCACCATGCTGCAGCGCTCACCCACCTACATCCTGTCGCTGCCGAACGAGAACCCGATCATCAACGGTCTGCGAAAGATATTGCCGGCCAAGGTCGCCTATCCGATCGCCCGCTGGATTAACATCGGCCAGCTGATCTTCAGCTACCAGGCCAGCCGCAAGTTCCCCAAGGCCGCGCGGCGGATCATCATGCAGCAGGCCAAACTTCAGCTGCCTAAGGGCTATGACTACAAGACCCACTTCGGTCCCAAGTACAACCCGTGGGACGAGCGTCTTTGCGTGGTGCCCAACGGCGACCTGTACAAGACCATCCGCAAGGGCAAGGCCGATATCGTCACCGATCACATCGAGACATTCGACGAGACCGGTATCAAGCTCAAGTCCGGTAAGCATCTCGACGCTGACATCATCATCACCGCAACGGGTTTGAACCTGAAATTCTTCAGCGGTGTCATCCCGACGGTTGATGGCGTGCCCGTGGACTTGCCCGCGCAGACCGTGTACAAGGGCGCGATGCTCACGGGCATCCCGAACATGGCGTTCACCATCGGGTACACCAACGCCTCGTGGACACTCAAGGCGGACCTGGTATCCGAGTATGTTGGGCGTCTGCTGAACTACATGGACGAGAACGGCTATGTCACAGCGGTTCCCGAGCTGGCCGACGAGACGCTCGAAAAGCAGCCGTTCATGGACTTCACGCCGGGCTACGTGCTGCGCGCGCTGGATGAACTGCCCAAGCAGGGTGACAAGCACCCGTGGCGTTTGAAGCAGAACTACGCCTATGACGTCGGGATGATGCGGCGCAGCCGGGTCAGCGAGGGTATGCGCTTCGGCAGAAAGAAGGCCGCCACCGAGACAACACCGGTGGCCGTCAACAGCTAG